In Candidatus Manganitrophus noduliformans, the genomic stretch CTGGGTCGATCTGCCCCAGGGGGAGTTCACCACCCAGATCATCAACGGCGATTTTTCCTGGTCTCTGACGAACTGGATGCTGCTTCAAGGGCTGGTCCAGTGGGACAGGGAGGCGCGTCTGCTCGCCGCGAACGTCCGCTTCTCCTGGGAATACCGGGAGGGGAGCCGGCTTTATCTGATCGTCAATCCCTCGCACCAGGGGGATGAGAATGCGTTGCTGGTGCTGACGAAGCTCACCTGGCTCTGGCAGCCGCTTTAACATAAACAGAAGTTATTCTCCGATTGCATTGGAATGTAGTGACAGGTTAATCTCTCCTCTATCCGAATTCTTTAGGAGGATCGAAGATGACGACATCTGCATTTCAAATCGGTTTCGTCGGCGTGGGCCGGATGGGGGCCAATATGGCGCGCCGGTTGAAGGACAAAGGATACCGGCTGACCGCCGTCTACGACATCGATCGGGCGAGGTCGGCCTCCCTGGCGAAGGAGCTGGGGTGTTCACCGGCTTCGACCCCGGCGGAGGTGGCGAAGGGGTCGAATACGGTCATGACCGTTGTGACCGACGATGCGGCGATGCGCGTCCTTTTTTCGGAGTCGGACCCGGCCGGCCTTCTTCCATTCGGCGACGGCCGCCTTTTCATCAATTGCGCCACCCTCTCCCCGGAGGTCCATGTTGAGATCGAAGAGCGCGCCAAAAAGCAGGGGGCGCAGACGCTGGAGGCCTGCATGGCGAGCAGCATTCCCCAGGCGCGGGAGGGGACCCTTTATCTGATGTGCGGGGGGGAGCGGGCGGTTTTCGATCGGGCGAAGCCGCTGCTCGAAGATCTCGGCCGGTCGATCCGCTACATCGGGAAGGCGGGAGAGGCGGCCAAGGTCAAAGCGCTGGTCAACATGGTGATGAACATCAACACCGCCGCCCTGGCCGAGGGGTTGGGGCTCGGCGCGGCGCTGGGGCTCGATCTGACCCTGCTGCGGGAGGTCTTCTCGCAGACCGGCGCCGCCTCCCGGGTGTTGGAGACCGACGGCACCGACATGCAGAACCGGGAACATGACTGTTATTTTTCCGCCGCGCACGCGGCGAAAGATTCGGGGATCGCGCTGACGCTTGCGGAAGCGCAAGGCATCGACCTCCCGCTGGCCAAGGCGACCTATGCGCAGTACCGCCGCCTCATCGACATTGGAAAAGGGGAGTTGGACAAATCGGCGGTGGCGGAGCTGACCTTTCCGGGGCGAGGTTGATCTTGTCCCGGCAAACAGAATCTTTCGGTTTCCTCCTCCGCTTTTAGCTGGATCTTTTCTTTAATAATAATTGCCCCCAATTATGTATGTTTCCGTACGAACGATTGTTGTTACTAGTGATATTTATTCATTTTAAAGCAAAAACAATAGCTTGTATGAATAATTCTAAAAAAATATGGCATACTTGAGACTGGCGTGTGATTCAGTTGACTCTTTCAGTCGAGAGGGATACGGCGATCCGGAAGGGTGGAAGAGCGATCAAGCATTTATGCGTGATGAGTTATGTAAGACAGTAGAAGACCCCCTACATGAGATTTACCGCCGCATTAAATATATTATCTAAAGAGTCATTCGACGATCTCGCCCGTCTGGCCGCGCATTTCTGCGAGATGCCGGTTGCGCTGATCCACTTCATCAAGGACAAGCGACATGCCGTCAAATCGGTGGTCGGTTTGGAATCACAAGTCGAATTGTCCGATCTGCCCTTTTTCTCGCACGCCGTTTTACAGCGGGACGTTTTTGTCGTACCGGACGCGTTGGATGATGAGCGATTTTCCCATCATCCGCTCGTGACCTCCGGTCCTCGGATTCGTTTCTATGCCGGGGCGCCGCTGATCAGCGCCGAGAGCGAAGTGGTCGGAACGCTCTCCGTGATGAACCCCTCTCCGAAAGTGCTCACTCCGTACCAAATCGAGTCGCTTCGAATGCTTGCGCAGCAGGTTGTTCGGCGCGTTGATCTGTGGGGCGATCTTGTCGAATTGAAACGGAGCGTTCACGAGCACAGAATTTTAGAGGAGCATCTCGCTGCGGAACATGCCGTCGCGCACGTTCTCGCTCACGCCGAAACGCTCTCCGCCGCGCTTCCAGACGTCCTTCGCGTCATTTGTGAAAGCCTCGGATGGAAGATGGGGATATTCTGGCAGGTGAACGATCAGGTGAATGTGCTCACGTGCGCTGAGATCTGGCGGACTCCTTCGACATCTATTTCCGAATCTGAAAGGATGAATCGGGAAAGTATCTTATGGCCCGGCGAAGGGCTTCCGGGTCGCGTCTGGACCCGCGGGGAGGTCGATTGGGTCTGTGATATGGCGGATGAGGAGCTTTTCGAACGCGCTTCCATTTCGGTAAAAGAGGGGCTGCATGGGGCGTTCGCGTTTCCCATCCGGGGCGATCACCAGGTGCTTGGGGTGATGGAGTTCTTCAGCCGCAACAGGGAGGAGCCCGATGACAGTCTGCTTGAAATGATGACAAAGGTGGGGAGGCAGATCGGCCAATTCATTGAGCGAAAGCGAGCGGAAGAGAGCGTGATCCGATCGGCGGCGATTGTCGAATCGTCCGACGATGTCATCATCGGGCAGACGTTGGATGGAATCATCACCAGTTGGAATAGCGGCGCTCAAAAACTCTTTGGTTGTCCCGCCGAGGAGATGCTCGGCAAACCGATCTGGATTCTCTTTCCGCGCGATCGCCTCGGCGCGTTTTCGGACGTTCTCGAGAAAATGAAGCGAGGGGAACGAGTCGATCGGTATGAAACCGTCCATGTCAGAGCAAACGGCGAGCGCGTCGATCTTTCGGTGACGCTTTCTCCGATTCGGCAGAGCACGGGAAAACTCATCGGCGCCTCTTCCGTCATGCGGGTGATCAACGATCGAAAATCGGCGGAAGAGCCGTTCGCGGAGAGCGAAGCACGGTTTAGGAGGGTGGCGGAGTCGAGCATTCTGGGATTCATCTTCTGGGATGCGGATGGAAACATCACCGATGCCAACGATACTTTCCTCAAAATGGTAGGCTACACGCGGGAAGATCTCCTCTCGGGGGGGTTGCGGTGGCGCGACATGACGCCGGAGGAGTATCGTCCCCTCGATGACAAAGCGCTTCAAGATCTGATCACTACGGGCGTTTGCACCCCTTACGAGAAGGAGTACATCCGAAAGGACGGCAGCCGCCTTTCGATTCTCATCGGGGAGGCTTTTTTCGAGTCTTCCAAAGACCGAGGCCTCTATGTTGTTCTCGATATCACCGATCGAAAAAAAATGGAAAAGATGCTTCGTGAAAACGAAGCGCGCCGGGAAGCGATTTTGGAGTCTTCTCTCGACTGCATTATTACCATCGATCATGAGGGGAAGATCCTGGAGTTCAACCCGGCCGCCGAGAACACATTCGGTTATCGCCGTTTCGACGTGATCGGGAAAAAACTGGCGGAGCTGATCATTCCCCCCTCTCTTCGGGAGCGACATCAGGCCGGACTGGCGCACTATCTTGTCAGCGGGGAAAGCAAGGTTTTGTATCGCCGGATCGAGATGACGGCGATGCGGGCGGACGGGAGCGAGTTCCCTGTAGAGGTCAAAGTGACCCGTACGTTTGCGGACGGGCCTCCGGTTTTTACCGGCTATCTTCGGGATATCAGCGAGCGCAAATGGACGGAGCAAGAGAGACACCGCCTCTCATTTCAAGAGCGGATGGCACGGGCGGAGGCGGAAGAGGCCCGTCAGCACATGGGCTTCCTGGCGGAGGCCAGCACGCTTCTTGCCTCCTCGCTTGACCATGAGACCCTTCTCTGCAGTCTGGCGCGCCTTGCGGTTCCCTATCTGGCCGACGGCTGCGTAGTGGATCTCCTGGAGGAAGACCAAACCGTGCGCCGTTTGGCGGTCGCCGCCGCCGACCCCGCCGAAGAGGCGCTTGGAAGGGGGCTGTTCCGCCGCTACCCTTCCGATCTAAACGAGAATCATCCCCTGCAGCGCGTTCTACAGACCGGGAAACCGATTTTTCTGCCGGAGATTACCGATGAGATGCGGGTCTCCATCGCACGAGATGAAGATCATCTCAGAATGGCCCGGTCTCTCGGTTTGAAATCGGCGATCATCGTGCCGCTTCTCGCCGGGGAGCGCATCCTCGGCGCAATCTCTTTTTTGCTGACCGATTCAAACCGGCGCTACCGTCCGACGGATCTGGCGCTCGCCGAGGACTTGGCCCGGTGGGTCGGCGTGGCGGTGAGCAATTCCCGGCCCGGTCGGGCGGCACGGGACCGGAACGAAGCGCCCCGAGGAGGGGAAGATCAACCTTAACGCCGGCCCGAAGCGATACTCCGCTTCGCAAACCGCATTGTTCTCGACTGTCGGCTCATCTATCCGTGCCGGCCGACTTCGGTCCTTTGCCTGCTTTTCGACAAACCTCGCAAATCAGCCCATATCTAATTTGAAATAGAAAATTCCTAGACGGCAAAACCGAAATTATTTGTTGACACCTGCTCCGGCAGAAAGTTACACTCTGAAATCTGTTTCTAACCGACTCGAAATTCCGCGAACTGATGCAAATAAGACCGTGATTTTCTTTTGGATCGTTATGTTTCCCTTTTTTCTTTTGCCCCGAACGTTGCTCCATGCCCGGCTGGCTGTTCCTCTCGGACCGGTCCCATCATTCCGATGTCTTCAACGCAAATGAATAGCTTTTACCTGCTCGGACGCTTCGCGCTGCTTCTCATCCTTTTTGTCATCGGCGGGTGCGGCGGAGGCGACTCGAAGGGACCCGCCGCACCCGTCGAATCGGACCCTGCCTTCTCCATGCCGCTCCCGAAGGGGATGTGGGCCCCTCTGCCCGACTCCGATCTGGTGATGACCGCCCGCGCGGTGGTCGACCCGGGGACGGCCGGAGAACGAACGGTCGATCTGACGGTCGATCTCTCGACGAACCGGGTCGCGGGCGCGATCGAGGGGGTTCCCGCCGGACGGCGCACCGTCGAGATCCGGTATTTCATCAACCAGCTTCAGGTCGCGGCCGTCACGCTGAGTATCGATGTCGTCCCCGGACAGAACAACCCGGCCGAAATCGCCCCGGCGGCGATCCGGTATGTCGAGGCGGTCTCGGACACCCTTTTCGTCGCCGACGCCGCCGACCCGTCGATCCAGATTTTCGATCGCTATTCTAATCTGAAGGGCGGGGTCGTTCAGCTCGTTCCGACCCGCGCGCTTCGGGGGGAGAACACCGGAATCGTCGGGCCGTCTTCCGGAAGTCTCTTTGTCGATTCGATCGGCGGCCGCCTTTACTTCGCCGACGCGGCGGACAATTCGGTGAGCGTCTGGAACAATGCCGCAACGGTGAATGGGGATACCCCGCCCGATCTCGTCCTAAAGGGACAGGCAACCCGGCTGCTCCACCCAACCGGGATCGCGGTCGATCCTTTTCGCAACCGCCTCTATGTCGTCAACAACAATGGTGAAATCCTTATCTGGAATCTCTCTTCACTCGAAGGGGAAATCCCACCCATGGCCGTCCTCACGGGGAGTTTGGTTGCAGGCGACCATCCCGTTTTTCTCGATGTGAAGAGAGATACCCTTTATGTGGCCAACGGCCGAGAGATCAGTGTCTTCGAGAAACTAAGCGGGCTGACCGGAGACATTCAAAATGTGACGCCGGTCCCGACGATCCGGATTGCAGGGGAGGGCCTTTCTCAGCCAGGGCTTGTCCTCGATTATAGTCAAAATCTTCTCTTCATCTCCTCTCGCGATCCGAATGGGACGATCTATCGGGTCGCGGAAGCCTCCACTGCTTCCGAAGAGGTTGTGCCTGCCGCGACGCTGGCCGGGCCCGAGACCGGTCTTGACCAAACCGCGGCGGTCACCCTGGCCGGCAATGTGTTCATGGCCCTCAATGTGGCGGGAACAGAGATCCGGGTGTGGCATCAAGCCGATCAGAAGGATGGCGACCGCTCACCGACGCAGATTTTAGAGCTGGACCCGAATGCTTTACCCGAGGCCCTCTTTTACGTGGCGACGCAGAATGGGGAGCGGGATCAGGCGGAAGAGACGTTACAGGTTGAGAAGCTGGGGAACGGCCATGAAACCATAACGAGCGACCTCCCCGGAATCAACTGCGGCACAACTTGCTCGGCTCCTTTTGCGGTCGGAGATACTATTACGCTGACGGCGGTTATGGATGACGACTCTACCTTTGCAGGTTGGGGAGGCGACTGCGTCGTTGTTGACAATGTTGCCGGTGGGATGAATGCCTGTGTTGCCACGATGGACGCTGCCAAAACGGTGACGGCCACCTTTACCCTGAATGCGTATGCACTCACGGTGAGCAAGCCGGGGACCGGAAGTGGAACGGTAAGCGGACCGGGAATTAACTGCGGTCCTGATTGCGGCGAGTCTTACGAAGCCCATACCACCGTCACTCTGACCGCCGTGGCTGACTCAGATTCGATCTTTACCGGTTGGAGCGGCGCCTGTTCGGGAGACGATGCGGCCTGTAATTTCAGCATAGAGGGGGCAAGTTCAGTCGTTGCCACCTTTACTCTCAAGCCGATTCTCACCGTGACCAAGCAGGGGACCGGCGGTGGAACCGTGAGGAGCACTGTTCCGAATAATACTGATATCAGCTGCGGGAGTAACTGCACGCAGACGTATGATAATGTCACCACAGAGGTCACACTGACCGCCACGGCCAACTCCACCTCTTTCTTCGCCGGTTGGAGCGGGGCCTGCAGCAACGCAACAGGAAGCTGTGTTGTCACTATGGATGTTGCCAAAACGGTAACGGCTACATTTACCAGAAGACCGGTTCTTACCGTGACGAAATCTGGGACAGGAGCCGGCACCGTAACAAGCAGCCCAAATGGGATTAATTGCGGGACTGATTGCACGCACTCTTACACGAATTTAACCACACAGGTGACCCTCACGGCTGCCGCCGCGGAAGATTCGATCTTTTCCGGATGGTCGGGGGGAAGCTGCGCAGGTACCGGTAACTGTGTGGTGAGGATGGATGCTGCAAAGACGGTAACGGCTGCTTTCACCCTTAAGCCGGTTCTCACCGTATCCAAAGGTGGGACGGGAACGGGTACTGTTACGAGCACCACTCCCAGCGGCGACATTAGCTGTGGAACCGACTGCACGCAGTCTTATAACAACTTTTCCACCCAAGTTACACTCACTGCTACTGCCGCCGCAAACTCAATTTTTACCGGGTGGAATCAGGAATGTTCCGGCACAGGCAATTGTGTGGTGACAATGGACGCTGCTAAGTCGGTGACGGCCACCTTTATCCTGAAGCCGGTTCTCACTGTGACTAAACAGGGGAGCGGAGGGGGGGCGGTTAGCGCACCGGGTATTAGCTGTGGGACCGACTGCACAGAGACATACAGCAACTTGACGACTCAGGTAACCCTCACGGCGACCCCAGACGACAGCTCGATCTTTGCAGGTTGGTCTGGAGCCTGCACGGCGACAACTGGGAATTGTGTCGTCACCATGGATGCGGCCAAGTCGGTCACCGCTACGTTTACATTGCAGACCTTTACCCTTTCCGTCATGAAGTCGGGAACGGGGACCGGCGCCGTCGTCAGCAGTCCTGCAGGGATTGATTGCGGGACAGATTGTTCCCAGGATTACACCATCCATACCGTTGTGACCCTGACCGCAACACCGGACGCAGATGCCGTCTTTGCTGGCTGGGCCGGAGCTTGCACAAATCTTACCGGGGATTGTGTGGTAACGATGGATGCCATCCAGTCGGTGGAGGCGAAGTTTACAAGAACATTCACTCTCACAGTGATGGTCGATCCGGCAGGGACCGGCACGGGAGGGGTGACCAGCAATCCGGCCGGGATTGATTGTACCGCTTCAGGTCAAGCCGCCTGCTCGGCAGTCTATACGTTCGGCACCGTCGTCACACTTACGGCGACAGAAGGTCTCCTATCCCATTTCGCGGGTTGGACCGCCGGGGCCTGCACGGGAACTGATCCAACCTGTGTTCTGGAGATGATTTCCGATCAGTCGGCCCAGGCGCGCTTCGACCTGCTGCCATAGACGCACCTTTCGGCCTCGTTTGTTTGTCCTACGTCTATCGTGTAAGCCGTAGACCTCCCGCCCTCGATCAGTTATAATTGCCCCGATGCGAAAGTACTGGACGGTTTTTTGGGTCAATTGGCAGAACGCCCTGCAATATCGGGGGCCGACGTTTATCTCCGTCCTCGGAAACATCCTTCGGATCGGTGTCCTCCTTTATCTCTGGAACGCCATCTACCAAAGCGAAGGCCGCCTCGGCGACTACTCCCTCCCGGACCTGATTACCTATTACCTGCTGCAGTTGATCATCGGCAGCGCGGTCCTCTCCTACGCCAGCTGGGAGATCGTCGACCAGATTCGGGAGGGGACCTTCTCCAGCTTCCTCATCCGGCCGGTCAACTACCTGCACTATTGGTTCACCCTCAACCTCTCCTGGAAGGTCTTCGAGGGGCTGATGGTGGCGGTGGGGGTCGGTCTGCTCTCGTTTATCCTCATCGATTACATCTCGATCCCGTCGCGGCCATCGACCTACCTCTTCTTTTTTCTTTCATTGCTGCTCGGGATGGTCCTGGCGTTCGAGTTCGACTTTGCGATCGCCCTCCTCGCGTTTTGGCTGGTGCAGGCGAACGCGTTCAAATATATGCTGCAATACGTCGTCTTCTTTTTCGCCGGAGCGCTGCTGCCGCTCGATCTTTTTCCGAAGGCGATCGAAGCGATCGCCAACGTTCTGCCGTTTCGGTATCTCGCCTTCTTTCCCAGCCAGATCTTTCTGGAAAAGGAGGCCCATCCGGTCGCGGGGCTGATCGGGGCGCTGGCCTGGTCGGTCGGCCTCTACCTCTTTCTGCGGTTTGTTTTGAATCGGGGGATCAAACGATATGAAGCGGTCGGCCACTGAAGTGAAAACGCAACCGTCAAAACGGGGTCTAATCCGTTCGCTTCGCCGCTACCTTTTTCTCTATCGGTCGTTTCTGGTCCACAACCTGAAGAACGAGATGATCTACCGGGCGAATTTCGTCTTGGCAGTCATCATGGATCTCTTCTTCATGGGGGTGAACGTCGTCTTCTTCGCGATCCTCTACGCGAACGTGGAGACGATCGGGGGATGGACCTTTCACCAGACGCTGGTCCTCGTCGGGAGCGTCGGGGTGGTCCGCGAGATCGCCTACCTGACCTTTCGGCAGGGGTTTCTGGAACTGGGGGATTATGTCCGGACCGGACGGTTCGATGCGATGCTGACTTCTCCCATGGCGGCGAACGCCCATCTCGCCTTCCGGCATGTTTCGCTGACCGAGAGCCTGGGAGAGGGGCTGATGGGGTTTGCGCTCGTGGCGTATGGCTTCGCCCATCTTGAGAACGCGGCCTGGAGCAGCATTCCGCTCTATCTGTTGATGATCGCCGTCTCGCTTCTGCTCTACTACGCCTTCTCCCTGATGATCAACAGCGCCGTCTTCTGGCTGGTGAAGTCGCAGGAGCTGAATACGATTGTCTATTACTTCATGGACACGGCCCGTTACCCGCGGGAGATTTATCGCGGCTTGGGGAAGGCGTTTTTCACCTTCATCGTTCCGAGCAGCCTGATCGCGACGGTCCCCGCCTCGGTCCTCACCGGCCGGGCAGACGCCGCGCTGATCGGGCTGACGATCGGCGTGACGGTCATCTCGTTGTCGCTGGCGCTCGTCGTTTGGAACTGGAGCCTGCACCACTACAGCTCGGCCAGCAGTTAAGACCTTTGATTCGTCATTCCCGCGAAAGCGGGAATCCAGAGGTTTGAGATGTTTAAACAGCCGGCGGTCTATATCCTTGCCAGCAAGCGAAACGGGACTCTTTACGTTGGAGTCACAAGCAACCTTGCTAAGCGCGTTTGGGAGCATAAAAACGCTTTGGTCGAGGGGTTCACGAACAGATATCGTGTTCATCATCTGGTTTATTACGAGTTGCATGAAGAGATGGAATTAGCGATCAGCAGAGAAAAGCAGATAAAGAAATGGAAGAGAGCCTGGAAGTTGGAGATGATTGAGAAACAGAATTCTGATTGGAGAGATTTGTCAGAAGAGGTTTCGTAATGCGAAGACAAATGACTGGATTCCCGCTTTCGCGGGAATAACGACGGAAGGATCTAGAGTGCCGATCATCGAAGTCAAAAACCTGGCCAAGACATTCAAGACGCACCGCAAGGAGCCGGGCCTGCTCGCGTCGATCAAAGGGCTCTTCTGGCGCGAGGCGTTTTATAATGAGGCGGTCAAGTCGGTCTCCTTCTCCCTGGAAGAAGGGGAGCTGGTCGGTTTTCTCGGGCCGAACGGCGCGGGAAAGACGACCCTCCTGAAAATGCTCTCCGGAATTCTCTACCCGACCTCCGGCGAGGCGCGGGTGATGGGGTTTGTCCCGTGGGAGCGGCAGCGGGCCTATCAACAGCAGTTCGCCATCGTCATGGGGCAGAAGAATCAGCTCTGGTGGGACCTGCCGCCGGCGGAGTCGTTTGCGCTCAACCGGGATATTTACGAGGTCGATCCGAAGGCCTTCCAGAAAACGCTCGACGAGATGGTGTCGCTGCTCGATCTGAAAGATCTTCTGAATGTGCCGGTCCGGCAGCTCTCGTTGGGGCAGCGGATGAAATGCGAGCTGGTCGCGGCGCTGCTTCATCAGCCGCGGGTTCTCTTTCTCGACGAGCCGACGATCGGGCTTGATGTGATCTCTCAGGAGAAGATTCGAAGCTTCATACAAGAATACAATCGGCTCAAAAAGACGACGGTTCTCCTGACCAGCCACTACATGCGCGACGTGGAACAGCTTTGCCGGCGGGTTTTGGTGATCAACCACGGCCGGATCGTCTATGACGGGTTGCTCAATGACCTCTCCCAGCGTTACATCGACCACAAGGTGGTCAAGATCCGGTTCGCCTCTCCCCAAGCGGCCGCCGTCCTCTCGGGGGAGGAAGGGGTGGTGGAGCTCGATGAGCACCACGCCGTCTTGAAGGTCAAGAAGAAGGAGATCGCCCAGACGACCCACCGTCTCCTCGGACAACTTCCGATCGA encodes the following:
- a CDS encoding NAD(P)-dependent oxidoreductase — encoded protein: MTTSAFQIGFVGVGRMGANMARRLKDKGYRLTAVYDIDRARSASLAKELGCSPASTPAEVAKGSNTVMTVVTDDAAMRVLFSESDPAGLLPFGDGRLFINCATLSPEVHVEIEERAKKQGAQTLEACMASSIPQAREGTLYLMCGGERAVFDRAKPLLEDLGRSIRYIGKAGEAAKVKALVNMVMNINTAALAEGLGLGAALGLDLTLLREVFSQTGAASRVLETDGTDMQNREHDCYFSAAHAAKDSGIALTLAEAQGIDLPLAKATYAQYRRLIDIGKGELDKSAVAELTFPGRG
- a CDS encoding PAS domain S-box protein, with the protein product MRFTAALNILSKESFDDLARLAAHFCEMPVALIHFIKDKRHAVKSVVGLESQVELSDLPFFSHAVLQRDVFVVPDALDDERFSHHPLVTSGPRIRFYAGAPLISAESEVVGTLSVMNPSPKVLTPYQIESLRMLAQQVVRRVDLWGDLVELKRSVHEHRILEEHLAAEHAVAHVLAHAETLSAALPDVLRVICESLGWKMGIFWQVNDQVNVLTCAEIWRTPSTSISESERMNRESILWPGEGLPGRVWTRGEVDWVCDMADEELFERASISVKEGLHGAFAFPIRGDHQVLGVMEFFSRNREEPDDSLLEMMTKVGRQIGQFIERKRAEESVIRSAAIVESSDDVIIGQTLDGIITSWNSGAQKLFGCPAEEMLGKPIWILFPRDRLGAFSDVLEKMKRGERVDRYETVHVRANGERVDLSVTLSPIRQSTGKLIGASSVMRVINDRKSAEEPFAESEARFRRVAESSILGFIFWDADGNITDANDTFLKMVGYTREDLLSGGLRWRDMTPEEYRPLDDKALQDLITTGVCTPYEKEYIRKDGSRLSILIGEAFFESSKDRGLYVVLDITDRKKMEKMLRENEARREAILESSLDCIITIDHEGKILEFNPAAENTFGYRRFDVIGKKLAELIIPPSLRERHQAGLAHYLVSGESKVLYRRIEMTAMRADGSEFPVEVKVTRTFADGPPVFTGYLRDISERKWTEQERHRLSFQERMARAEAEEARQHMGFLAEASTLLASSLDHETLLCSLARLAVPYLADGCVVDLLEEDQTVRRLAVAAADPAEEALGRGLFRRYPSDLNENHPLQRVLQTGKPIFLPEITDEMRVSIARDEDHLRMARSLGLKSAIIVPLLAGERILGAISFLLTDSNRRYRPTDLALAEDLARWVGVAVSNSRPGRAARDRNEAPRGGEDQP
- a CDS encoding InlB B-repeat-containing protein, producing the protein MNSFYLLGRFALLLILFVIGGCGGGDSKGPAAPVESDPAFSMPLPKGMWAPLPDSDLVMTARAVVDPGTAGERTVDLTVDLSTNRVAGAIEGVPAGRRTVEIRYFINQLQVAAVTLSIDVVPGQNNPAEIAPAAIRYVEAVSDTLFVADAADPSIQIFDRYSNLKGGVVQLVPTRALRGENTGIVGPSSGSLFVDSIGGRLYFADAADNSVSVWNNAATVNGDTPPDLVLKGQATRLLHPTGIAVDPFRNRLYVVNNNGEILIWNLSSLEGEIPPMAVLTGSLVAGDHPVFLDVKRDTLYVANGREISVFEKLSGLTGDIQNVTPVPTIRIAGEGLSQPGLVLDYSQNLLFISSRDPNGTIYRVAEASTASEEVVPAATLAGPETGLDQTAAVTLAGNVFMALNVAGTEIRVWHQADQKDGDRSPTQILELDPNALPEALFYVATQNGERDQAEETLQVEKLGNGHETITSDLPGINCGTTCSAPFAVGDTITLTAVMDDDSTFAGWGGDCVVVDNVAGGMNACVATMDAAKTVTATFTLNAYALTVSKPGTGSGTVSGPGINCGPDCGESYEAHTTVTLTAVADSDSIFTGWSGACSGDDAACNFSIEGASSVVATFTLKPILTVTKQGTGGGTVRSTVPNNTDISCGSNCTQTYDNVTTEVTLTATANSTSFFAGWSGACSNATGSCVVTMDVAKTVTATFTRRPVLTVTKSGTGAGTVTSSPNGINCGTDCTHSYTNLTTQVTLTAAAAEDSIFSGWSGGSCAGTGNCVVRMDAAKTVTAAFTLKPVLTVSKGGTGTGTVTSTTPSGDISCGTDCTQSYNNFSTQVTLTATAAANSIFTGWNQECSGTGNCVVTMDAAKSVTATFILKPVLTVTKQGSGGGAVSAPGISCGTDCTETYSNLTTQVTLTATPDDSSIFAGWSGACTATTGNCVVTMDAAKSVTATFTLQTFTLSVMKSGTGTGAVVSSPAGIDCGTDCSQDYTIHTVVTLTATPDADAVFAGWAGACTNLTGDCVVTMDAIQSVEAKFTRTFTLTVMVDPAGTGTGGVTSNPAGIDCTASGQAACSAVYTFGTVVTLTATEGLLSHFAGWTAGACTGTDPTCVLEMISDQSAQARFDLLP
- a CDS encoding ABC transporter permease produces the protein MRKYWTVFWVNWQNALQYRGPTFISVLGNILRIGVLLYLWNAIYQSEGRLGDYSLPDLITYYLLQLIIGSAVLSYASWEIVDQIREGTFSSFLIRPVNYLHYWFTLNLSWKVFEGLMVAVGVGLLSFILIDYISIPSRPSTYLFFFLSLLLGMVLAFEFDFAIALLAFWLVQANAFKYMLQYVVFFFAGALLPLDLFPKAIEAIANVLPFRYLAFFPSQIFLEKEAHPVAGLIGALAWSVGLYLFLRFVLNRGIKRYEAVGH
- a CDS encoding ABC transporter permease; translation: MKRSATEVKTQPSKRGLIRSLRRYLFLYRSFLVHNLKNEMIYRANFVLAVIMDLFFMGVNVVFFAILYANVETIGGWTFHQTLVLVGSVGVVREIAYLTFRQGFLELGDYVRTGRFDAMLTSPMAANAHLAFRHVSLTESLGEGLMGFALVAYGFAHLENAAWSSIPLYLLMIAVSLLLYYAFSLMINSAVFWLVKSQELNTIVYYFMDTARYPREIYRGLGKAFFTFIVPSSLIATVPASVLTGRADAALIGLTIGVTVISLSLALVVWNWSLHHYSSASS
- a CDS encoding GIY-YIG nuclease family protein; its protein translation is MFKQPAVYILASKRNGTLYVGVTSNLAKRVWEHKNALVEGFTNRYRVHHLVYYELHEEMELAISREKQIKKWKRAWKLEMIEKQNSDWRDLSEEVS
- a CDS encoding ATP-binding cassette domain-containing protein, which gives rise to MPIIEVKNLAKTFKTHRKEPGLLASIKGLFWREAFYNEAVKSVSFSLEEGELVGFLGPNGAGKTTLLKMLSGILYPTSGEARVMGFVPWERQRAYQQQFAIVMGQKNQLWWDLPPAESFALNRDIYEVDPKAFQKTLDEMVSLLDLKDLLNVPVRQLSLGQRMKCELVAALLHQPRVLFLDEPTIGLDVISQEKIRSFIQEYNRLKKTTVLLTSHYMRDVEQLCRRVLVINHGRIVYDGLLNDLSQRYIDHKVVKIRFASPQAAAVLSGEEGVVELDEHHAVLKVKKKEIAQTTHRLLGQLPIDDLSVEEVEVEEVIRRIFDEQPSKEGE